The following coding sequences are from one Gemmatimonadales bacterium window:
- a CDS encoding Na+:solute symporter → MQLVTLDWIIIAVSLGIAFLPALLLARRGGSDTAQFFASGRAAPWWLIGVSMVATTFSTDTPNLVTNLVRENGVAANWVWWAFLLTGMLTVFFYAKLWRRSGMLTDLEFYELRYAGKAATVVRGFRAVYLGLFFNCVIMASVNLAAVKIANILLGWPVGQTLLVLAVINVLFAATAGLWGVMVTDMIQFGIALIGATAAAYYALQQPEVGGLAGLVTRLDPKTLNFLPDFGDWGLTLTVLVIPLTVQWWSVWYPGSEPGGGSYVAQRILAARSERDALAGTLLFNLAHYAVRSWPWILVGLASILVYPTLDDIAQVFPHVDRRLLGHDMAYPAMLRFLPAGVLGLMVASLLAAYVSTLTTQLNWGTSYLVNDCYRRFLKPGRSERHYVAVSRLTTALLMVVAALITLVLDSAKGTFELLMSIGAGTGLLYLLRWFWWRINAWSEIAAMVSSFLVSLAFFAAAKAGHGVASHIGLITTVLVTTLAWVVTTYLTRPVDDATLERFYRTTRPGGPGWARIRARAGVPAATDSLPQALLGWVLGCLTVYAALFGTGSALYGRTGPALFWGAVLLVSGALLIRLVSRFWAGSPAR, encoded by the coding sequence ATGCAGCTCGTGACCCTCGATTGGATCATCATTGCGGTCTCGCTCGGCATCGCCTTTCTGCCGGCGCTGTTGCTCGCCAGGCGCGGTGGATCCGACACGGCCCAGTTCTTTGCCTCGGGTCGGGCCGCGCCGTGGTGGTTGATTGGCGTGTCGATGGTCGCGACCACCTTCAGCACCGACACCCCCAATCTCGTAACCAACCTGGTTCGGGAAAACGGCGTCGCCGCAAACTGGGTCTGGTGGGCATTTCTATTGACCGGCATGCTCACCGTGTTCTTCTACGCCAAGCTCTGGCGTCGCTCCGGCATGCTGACCGATCTCGAGTTCTATGAGCTGCGGTACGCCGGAAAGGCCGCCACCGTGGTGCGCGGCTTTCGCGCCGTGTATCTGGGGCTGTTCTTCAACTGCGTCATCATGGCCTCGGTCAACCTCGCCGCGGTCAAGATCGCCAATATTCTGCTTGGCTGGCCGGTCGGTCAGACCCTGCTGGTTCTCGCCGTCATCAACGTTCTCTTCGCCGCGACCGCCGGCCTCTGGGGCGTCATGGTCACGGACATGATCCAGTTCGGGATCGCCCTGATCGGCGCGACGGCGGCGGCGTACTACGCGCTCCAGCAGCCCGAGGTCGGCGGGCTCGCGGGGCTGGTAACCAGGCTTGATCCGAAGACCCTCAACTTTCTGCCCGACTTCGGCGACTGGGGCCTGACCCTGACCGTGCTGGTGATTCCGCTGACGGTGCAGTGGTGGTCGGTCTGGTACCCGGGCTCGGAGCCTGGCGGGGGCAGCTATGTCGCGCAGCGCATTCTGGCGGCGCGCAGCGAGCGTGATGCCCTGGCAGGCACGCTTCTCTTCAACCTGGCGCACTACGCGGTACGGTCCTGGCCGTGGATTCTGGTCGGCCTGGCCTCGATCCTGGTCTATCCGACTCTGGATGATATCGCTCAGGTCTTTCCTCATGTCGATCGCCGCTTGCTGGGCCACGACATGGCCTATCCTGCCATGCTGCGGTTCCTGCCTGCCGGCGTCCTGGGGCTGATGGTTGCGAGCCTGCTCGCCGCGTATGTCTCCACCCTGACGACCCAGCTCAACTGGGGTACTTCATATCTCGTCAACGACTGCTATCGGCGCTTCCTCAAGCCGGGCAGGTCGGAGCGCCACTACGTCGCGGTCAGCCGGCTCACGACGGCACTGCTCATGGTCGTGGCGGCGCTGATCACGCTCGTTCTCGACTCGGCCAAAGGAACCTTCGAGCTATTGATGTCGATCGGCGCCGGGACCGGCCTGCTCTACCTGCTGCGCTGGTTCTGGTGGCGGATCAATGCGTGGAGCGAGATCGCCGCGATGGTCAGCTCGTTCCTGGTGTCGCTGGCGTTCTTTGCGGCTGCCAAGGCGGGGCACGGGGTTGCATCGCACATTGGTCTGATCACGACGGTGCTGGTGACCACGCTCGCCTGGGTGGTGACCACCTATCTGACCAGGCCGGTCGACGACGCGACGCTCGAGCGATTCTACCGCACCACGCGTCCCGGCGGCCCCGGCTGGGCCCGGATCCGGGCGCGGGCAGGGGTGCCCGCCGCGACCGACAGCCTGCCGCAGGCGTTGCTGGGCTGGGTGCTCGGTTGCCTGACGGTGTACGCCGCGCTGTTCGGCACCGGAAGCGCCCTGTACGGCCGGACCGGCCCCGCGCTCTTCTGGGGAGCCGTTCTCCTCGTGAGCGGCGCGCTGCTGATCCGTCTCGTTTCCAGGTTCTGGGCCGGCAGTCCGGCACGTTAG
- a CDS encoding methylated-DNA--[protein]-cysteine S-methyltransferase, translating into MNQATRDLAGRFELELAGATSAPVSLQVLDTPVGPLVAAAVDHGLVLLEFGNEQRIDRQLSLITRDFGPVRLGQHPVIAATDHQLSEYFAGTRQQFTIPLETRGTPFQQRVWAALMTIPYGTTVAYADIADQLGISNGQRAVGLANGQNRIAIIIPCHRVIERGGGLRGYGGGLERKRFLLQLEARHSDPLADTPLGRQASRLG; encoded by the coding sequence ATGAACCAGGCGACCCGCGACCTTGCTGGACGCTTCGAACTCGAGCTCGCCGGCGCCACCTCCGCGCCGGTGTCGCTCCAGGTGCTCGATACGCCGGTCGGGCCCCTCGTGGCGGCTGCAGTCGACCACGGTTTGGTCCTGCTCGAGTTCGGCAACGAACAGCGGATCGACCGGCAGCTGAGTCTCATCACCCGAGACTTCGGACCGGTGCGGCTCGGCCAGCATCCCGTCATTGCCGCGACGGACCATCAGCTGAGCGAATACTTCGCCGGGACCAGGCAGCAGTTCACGATTCCACTCGAAACCCGGGGTACCCCGTTCCAGCAACGGGTCTGGGCTGCGCTGATGACGATTCCCTACGGGACGACCGTGGCCTACGCCGATATTGCCGACCAGCTCGGCATCAGCAACGGTCAGCGCGCTGTTGGCCTGGCCAACGGTCAGAATCGAATCGCGATCATTATCCCGTGCCACCGGGTCATCGAACGCGGTGGCGGGCTGCGTGGCTACGGCGGGGGCCTCGAGCGCAAGAGGTTCCTGCTCCAACTCGAGGCCCGCCATTCAGATCCGCTGGCCGACACGCCGCTCGGGAGGCAAGCGAGCCGTCTCGGCTAG
- a CDS encoding aspartate aminotransferase family protein: MTAIAPLTLPPTSHRPRPYEGPSRAEVWAMRQQYLHPSLLHLYREPLMIVEGHMQYVWDETGKRYLDFFAGIVTVSCGHCHPKITARIKDQVDRLQHTTTIYLHPNLPQLAKKLASKMPPGLDVTYFVNTGSEANDLAVSMSRLYTGNYDVIAVRNAYHGGSPSSVALTSHNTWKHPVPQAFGVHHTVNPDPYRSLFSGTPEEIASLSVRELRDLIRFSTPGQIAAFICEPIMGVGGVTSAASNYFKEAYAAVREHGGLCVADEVQTGFGRTGEHYWGFQNFGVVPDIVTMAKGLGNGQTIAAVTTRAEVAQALTSRTHLNTFAGNPVSSAAALGVLEVIDEEGLQENVRVQGARLKAGLERLASTHSLVGDVRGKGLMLGVELVRDRGTREPAPQETLDVMESAKEHGLLVGKGGIAGNVLRIKPPMCITSADVDFALDVFDRALGAAR, encoded by the coding sequence ATGACCGCCATTGCGCCTTTGACCCTGCCACCCACCTCGCACCGGCCTCGGCCCTATGAGGGCCCGTCCCGCGCCGAGGTGTGGGCGATGCGGCAGCAGTACCTGCACCCGTCGCTGCTCCATCTGTATCGCGAGCCGCTGATGATCGTCGAAGGTCACATGCAGTACGTCTGGGACGAGACGGGCAAGCGCTATCTCGATTTCTTCGCCGGAATCGTGACGGTATCCTGCGGTCATTGCCACCCCAAGATCACCGCGCGCATCAAGGATCAGGTCGATCGGTTGCAGCACACGACGACCATTTACCTGCATCCGAACCTGCCGCAGCTGGCCAAGAAGCTGGCGTCCAAGATGCCACCCGGGCTCGACGTGACGTACTTCGTCAATACGGGCAGCGAGGCCAACGATTTGGCCGTCTCGATGTCGCGCCTGTACACTGGGAACTACGATGTCATCGCGGTGCGCAATGCGTATCACGGCGGTTCACCCTCGAGCGTGGCACTGACCTCACACAACACCTGGAAGCACCCGGTGCCGCAGGCCTTTGGGGTGCACCACACGGTCAACCCCGATCCGTATCGGAGCCTCTTCAGCGGAACGCCGGAGGAAATTGCGAGCTTGTCGGTGCGCGAGCTGCGCGACCTGATTCGGTTCTCCACGCCGGGACAGATTGCCGCGTTTATCTGCGAGCCGATCATGGGTGTCGGTGGCGTCACCTCGGCGGCGTCGAACTACTTCAAAGAGGCGTACGCGGCTGTGCGCGAACATGGCGGCCTTTGCGTGGCCGACGAAGTGCAGACCGGCTTCGGCCGGACGGGTGAGCACTACTGGGGTTTCCAGAACTTTGGCGTTGTACCCGACATCGTGACCATGGCCAAGGGGCTGGGTAATGGACAGACGATCGCGGCGGTGACGACTCGTGCCGAAGTGGCACAGGCGCTGACGAGCCGAACCCACCTCAACACCTTTGCTGGTAATCCGGTCTCGTCGGCTGCGGCACTCGGTGTGCTCGAGGTAATCGACGAAGAAGGGTTGCAGGAGAACGTGCGGGTCCAGGGCGCCCGGCTCAAAGCCGGCCTGGAACGCCTTGCCTCGACGCACTCGCTGGTGGGAGATGTGCGCGGCAAGGGGCTGATGCTGGGTGTGGAGCTGGTCCGCGATCGCGGCACCCGCGAGCCGGCGCCGCAGGAAACGCTCGATGTGATGGAGTCGGCCAAGGAACACGGCCTGCTCGTCGGCAAGGGCGGGATTGCCGGCAACGTGCTCCGGATCAAGCCGCCGATGTGCATCACGTCCGCCGACGTCGACTTTGCGCTCGACGTTTTCGACCGGGCTCTGGGCGCTGCGCGCTAA
- a CDS encoding CoA-acylating methylmalonate-semialdehyde dehydrogenase: MKYPVITNYIGGATTDASAALLDVTDPSVGSVISKVSLSTAAELDHAVQTAKVAFRKWSATPIKERVQVFFRYKALLERDIESLAALIVEENGKVFGEAKAEVERAIECVEFACSLPQLASGEILEVSRGVDCRIDRWPLGVVASITPFNFPSMVPHWTVPNALALGNTMILKPSEVVPLSAIRTAELLAEAGLPAGVLNVVQGGREAVEAICDHPDIEAISFVGSTAVAKVVYRRGSANLKRVLALGGAKNHLIVMPDADREMAAGNIVASMAGCAGQRCMAASVMVAVADTDPVIARMVEVAKTLVPGKTLGPVISAEAKRRIEAYITEAEAAGAQVLLDGRGVSVPGKEGGFYVGPTVLDRVTPDMRIAQEEVFGPVLAIVRAKDVDEALEVENASPYGNAASIYTESGGVAKYVASKAHAGMIGVNVGVPVPREPFSFGGWNESKFGVGDITGHGSIEFWTKSRKTTIKWHREAGTNWMS, encoded by the coding sequence ATGAAATACCCAGTCATAACCAACTATATCGGCGGCGCGACAACGGATGCATCCGCCGCACTGCTCGACGTCACCGATCCGAGCGTCGGCTCCGTCATCTCAAAGGTTTCCCTGTCGACGGCCGCTGAGCTCGACCACGCCGTCCAGACCGCCAAGGTGGCCTTCCGGAAATGGTCCGCGACCCCGATCAAGGAGCGGGTCCAGGTCTTCTTCCGCTACAAAGCCCTGCTCGAGCGCGACATCGAGTCGCTCGCCGCACTGATCGTCGAAGAGAACGGCAAGGTCTTCGGCGAGGCCAAGGCCGAGGTGGAGCGGGCGATCGAATGCGTCGAATTCGCCTGCTCGCTGCCGCAACTGGCCTCGGGCGAAATTCTCGAAGTCAGTCGCGGCGTCGACTGCCGAATCGATCGCTGGCCGCTGGGTGTCGTGGCATCGATCACGCCGTTCAACTTCCCGAGCATGGTGCCGCACTGGACGGTGCCTAACGCTCTCGCGCTCGGCAACACCATGATCCTGAAGCCCTCCGAGGTGGTGCCCCTGTCGGCCATTCGGACGGCGGAGCTCCTCGCAGAAGCAGGCCTGCCCGCGGGGGTTCTGAACGTGGTGCAGGGTGGTCGCGAAGCGGTCGAAGCCATCTGCGATCATCCCGACATCGAAGCAATCAGCTTCGTGGGCAGCACGGCCGTGGCCAAGGTCGTCTATCGCCGCGGCTCCGCGAATCTGAAGCGTGTCCTCGCCCTGGGTGGCGCCAAGAATCATCTGATCGTGATGCCGGACGCCGATCGCGAAATGGCGGCGGGCAATATCGTCGCCTCGATGGCGGGCTGCGCCGGGCAGCGCTGCATGGCGGCGTCGGTGATGGTGGCCGTTGCGGACACCGATCCGGTCATTGCGCGCATGGTCGAGGTGGCCAAGACCCTGGTGCCCGGTAAGACACTCGGCCCGGTCATTTCCGCCGAGGCCAAGCGACGGATCGAAGCCTACATCACCGAGGCAGAGGCGGCCGGTGCGCAAGTGCTGCTCGATGGCCGCGGCGTTTCGGTGCCCGGCAAGGAAGGGGGCTTCTACGTCGGGCCCACCGTGCTCGATCGGGTTACACCGGACATGCGGATTGCCCAGGAAGAGGTGTTCGGTCCGGTGCTGGCCATCGTCCGCGCCAAGGATGTCGACGAGGCCCTCGAAGTCGAGAACGCCTCGCCCTACGGCAACGCGGCCTCGATCTACACCGAGAGCGGCGGCGTGGCCAAGTATGTTGCCTCGAAGGCGCACGCCGGGATGATCGGCGTCAACGTCGGTGTGCCGGTGCCGCGTGAGCCATTTTCGTTCGGCGGCTGGAACGAGTCGAAGTTTGGCGTCGGTGACATCACCGGGCACGGTTCGATCGAGTTCTGGACCAAGAGTCGGAAGACGACCATCAAGTGGCATCGTGAAGCCGGCACCAACTGGATGAGCTGA
- a CDS encoding creatininase family protein, producing the protein MTEPWNLAASTWDDVRSNRYEVAVLPWGATEAHNHHLPYATDTIQSDAVALEAARKAWDKGGRAIVLPAIPFGVQTGQLDIPFCINLNPSTQAIILADIIRSVEPHGIRKLVILNGHGGNDFKQIIRELQAETEILLSQVNWYLVADGRHVFDEPGDHAGELETSVMLSIAPALVRPLDTAGPGAARPFRIQAYQEKWAWTPREWTKVTDDTGVGDPKAATAEKGRRFAEAVTDRLADFLVDLTRLSSSDHLYGPSVPA; encoded by the coding sequence ATGACCGAACCCTGGAACCTGGCCGCGTCGACTTGGGACGACGTCCGATCGAATCGCTACGAGGTGGCGGTGCTGCCATGGGGGGCCACCGAGGCTCATAACCATCACCTTCCCTACGCGACCGACACGATCCAGTCGGACGCGGTTGCGCTCGAGGCGGCACGGAAGGCCTGGGACAAGGGCGGGCGCGCCATCGTCCTGCCCGCCATCCCGTTCGGGGTTCAGACCGGGCAGCTGGATATTCCGTTCTGCATCAACCTGAATCCGAGCACCCAGGCGATCATCCTGGCGGATATTATCCGGAGCGTCGAGCCTCACGGGATCCGAAAGCTGGTCATCCTGAACGGCCACGGCGGCAACGACTTCAAGCAGATCATTCGGGAACTGCAGGCCGAGACCGAGATCCTGCTGAGTCAGGTCAACTGGTACCTCGTCGCGGATGGGCGGCACGTCTTCGACGAGCCGGGCGATCACGCCGGCGAACTCGAGACGAGTGTGATGCTGTCGATTGCCCCCGCGCTGGTCCGACCCCTCGACACGGCAGGGCCCGGCGCCGCTCGGCCCTTCCGGATTCAGGCCTATCAGGAAAAGTGGGCCTGGACGCCGAGAGAATGGACCAAGGTGACAGACGACACCGGGGTGGGCGACCCCAAGGCGGCGACCGCTGAGAAGGGGCGGCGGTTCGCGGAAGCGGTTACCGATCGACTGGCAGATTTCCTTGTGGACCTGACCCGGCTCTCGAGCTCGGACCACCTGTATGGGCCGAGTGTGCCTGCCTGA
- a CDS encoding glutathione peroxidase: MSIYDFTVTTIDGREQSMADYAGKVLLIVNVASKCGYTKQYAGLEALYRKHAEDGLVILGFPCDQFGHQEPGTEAEIAEFCRLNYDVTFPMFAKVEVNGKDAHPLFKYLKAARKGVLGSERIKWNFTKFLVGRDGTVIERYASSDTPEAIEPDLYLALPDP; encoded by the coding sequence ATGAGTATCTACGACTTCACGGTGACCACCATCGACGGCCGCGAACAGTCGATGGCAGATTACGCGGGCAAGGTGCTGCTGATCGTCAACGTGGCGAGCAAGTGCGGCTATACCAAGCAGTATGCGGGACTCGAGGCCCTCTATCGCAAGCACGCCGAGGATGGCCTCGTGATCCTGGGCTTTCCCTGCGATCAGTTTGGCCACCAGGAACCCGGGACCGAAGCCGAGATCGCCGAGTTCTGCCGTCTCAACTACGACGTCACCTTCCCGATGTTTGCCAAGGTGGAGGTCAACGGAAAGGACGCACACCCGCTGTTCAAGTACCTCAAGGCGGCCAGAAAAGGCGTGCTGGGGTCGGAGCGCATCAAGTGGAATTTCACCAAGTTCCTGGTGGGCCGGGATGGCACCGTGATCGAGCGCTACGCATCGAGTGACACGCCGGAGGCGATCGAACCTGACCTGTACCTGGCATTGCCGGACCCGTAA
- a CDS encoding beta-lactamase family protein encodes MRAILLGLGLTVAAGPSVAAQPLPAYTAAVDSIFAEQKRTAGPGCAVGVSRDGQIELARGYGLADLESGALIGPVTIFNIGSTSKQFVTFAIQLLADEGKLRLDDDVRRYLPELPDLGGPIRISHLMHHTSGLRDYASLLSMTGWRGGDQFDEARVLALIAGQRRLNFEPGRAYLYSNTGYVLLATIVTRVSGVPWEIFAAERIFGPLGMTRSSVRGNPFEIVKGRALGYSPSGRGAWRLDQPNHAIVGSTAVMTTVEDLARWTGNYWNPVVGNRRLIERMRERAVLASGDTVSYASGITVDRYRGVDVLHHGGATGGYRAQLLQFPGDRVGIAVLCNGGNANPDRLARLVADRVVTGLGPVPELRTAEPVAAEEAAALIGTYRDPSNDALIRVTQTTNGLTMQGGAGGAIRSLGADRLLVGDSEVRVERGSRGEPVALVVGDGGTRYLRQAPAATEPRQLSRYVGAYRSGELDRTWWVELRGSELWLVQRSLAPIQLEPVFEHGYRAAGTTLRFVMSRAGRATAVLASNGRANLVEFPRVSE; translated from the coding sequence ATGCGCGCAATCCTTCTGGGACTGGGCCTGACGGTCGCCGCCGGGCCCTCGGTCGCGGCGCAACCGCTGCCTGCCTATACCGCAGCCGTCGATTCGATCTTCGCTGAGCAGAAGCGGACCGCCGGGCCGGGTTGCGCGGTTGGCGTCTCCCGGGACGGCCAGATCGAACTGGCCCGCGGGTATGGTTTGGCCGATCTCGAGTCCGGCGCCCTGATTGGCCCCGTCACGATCTTCAATATCGGTTCGACCTCGAAGCAGTTCGTCACCTTCGCGATTCAGCTCCTGGCGGACGAAGGCAAGCTCCGGCTGGACGACGACGTGCGCCGCTACCTGCCGGAGCTGCCGGATCTCGGTGGCCCGATCCGGATCAGCCACCTGATGCATCACACCAGCGGCCTCCGAGACTACGCCTCTCTGCTTTCGATGACGGGATGGCGTGGCGGGGACCAGTTCGACGAAGCGCGGGTGCTGGCCCTGATTGCCGGGCAGCGCCGACTCAACTTCGAACCCGGCAGGGCGTACCTCTACAGCAACACCGGCTATGTGCTGCTGGCAACCATCGTGACCCGGGTCAGCGGGGTGCCGTGGGAAATCTTCGCGGCGGAACGGATTTTTGGACCGCTCGGGATGACCCGGAGTTCGGTGCGTGGCAATCCATTCGAGATCGTCAAAGGCCGCGCGCTGGGCTACAGCCCGTCGGGTCGTGGCGCGTGGCGTCTCGATCAACCCAATCACGCCATCGTCGGGTCGACCGCCGTGATGACCACGGTCGAGGATCTGGCGCGCTGGACCGGTAACTACTGGAATCCCGTTGTCGGCAATCGCCGGCTGATCGAGCGGATGCGCGAGCGCGCCGTGCTCGCGTCGGGAGATACGGTCAGCTACGCTTCGGGTATCACGGTCGATCGCTATCGTGGGGTCGACGTCCTGCATCACGGCGGGGCAACCGGCGGTTATCGTGCCCAGCTGCTCCAGTTCCCCGGCGATCGGGTCGGGATCGCCGTGCTGTGCAACGGAGGCAATGCCAACCCCGATCGGCTGGCGCGCCTCGTGGCCGATCGGGTCGTGACCGGTCTCGGCCCGGTTCCCGAGCTGAGGACCGCCGAGCCGGTCGCTGCGGAAGAAGCGGCTGCGCTGATCGGAACCTATCGTGATCCGAGCAACGACGCTCTGATTCGCGTGACTCAGACGACGAACGGTCTGACGATGCAGGGAGGCGCCGGGGGTGCAATCCGTTCCCTGGGAGCCGATCGACTGCTGGTGGGGGACAGTGAGGTGCGGGTCGAACGGGGGTCGCGCGGTGAGCCGGTGGCGCTCGTCGTCGGGGACGGTGGAACCCGCTACCTCAGACAGGCGCCGGCGGCTACGGAGCCCCGTCAGTTGTCGCGATATGTTGGCGCGTATCGCAGCGGAGAGCTCGACCGGACCTGGTGGGTCGAGCTGCGCGGGTCCGAGCTTTGGCTGGTGCAGCGCAGCCTGGCGCCGATCCAGCTCGAACCGGTCTTCGAGCACGGCTACCGCGCAGCCGGGACCACGCTGCGGTTCGTGATGTCCCGCGCCGGTCGCGCAACCGCGGTCCTGGCCTCGAATGGTCGGGCCAACCTGGTCGAGTTTCCGCGCGTGTCCGAGTGA
- a CDS encoding CoA transferase, with amino-acid sequence MSSPLAGLTVLDFSHALAGPYCTMLMARYGATVIKVEDTNTGDMGRTWGPPFLGGEASYFLGLNGGKRGIAIDLKNAEGRALCKRLIERADIVIENFRPGTMDRLGLGYPVARELNPRLIYCSISGYGQTGPRRDDPAMDLILQAASGLISVTGTTDGETARCGHSVADITAGMFALIGAMFALRARESTGAGQYVDVSMLDGMISAMASNYANFFGSGTTPRPWGTGFGTIVPYACYPTADREIALAVASEKLWRAFCQALDRPEWIDHERYRTNALRIAHRAELEPLIAEVLTTRTASEWIETFRTTGVPATLVNTLDDVANDPQSSEREMFPVVDHPTAGPIRVTGAPLKLSDTECTPLDPAPFHGQHTAGVLRDLLGLSPDDLERLTRQGTIRQHSVRS; translated from the coding sequence ATGTCGTCGCCCCTTGCCGGCCTCACCGTTCTCGACTTCAGCCACGCCCTGGCCGGTCCGTACTGCACCATGCTGATGGCCCGCTACGGAGCCACGGTGATCAAGGTCGAGGATACGAATACCGGGGACATGGGACGCACTTGGGGCCCGCCGTTCCTGGGCGGCGAGGCATCGTATTTCCTCGGCCTCAACGGCGGCAAGCGCGGGATTGCCATCGACCTCAAGAACGCGGAGGGCCGAGCGCTCTGCAAGCGGTTGATCGAACGGGCCGACATCGTGATCGAGAACTTTCGTCCTGGCACCATGGATCGACTCGGCCTCGGCTACCCGGTTGCCCGCGAGCTCAATCCGCGCCTGATCTACTGCTCGATCTCGGGCTATGGCCAGACCGGGCCGCGTCGCGACGACCCGGCGATGGATCTCATCCTGCAGGCGGCCAGCGGTTTGATCAGTGTGACGGGAACGACCGACGGCGAGACCGCCCGCTGCGGACACTCGGTGGCCGACATCACGGCCGGCATGTTCGCGCTGATCGGCGCCATGTTCGCGCTCCGCGCGCGCGAGTCGACCGGCGCCGGCCAGTACGTCGACGTCTCGATGCTCGATGGCATGATCTCGGCCATGGCGTCGAACTACGCCAACTTCTTCGGATCGGGCACGACGCCCCGGCCCTGGGGCACCGGCTTCGGCACCATCGTGCCCTATGCCTGCTATCCGACCGCCGACCGCGAAATCGCACTGGCCGTGGCGAGCGAGAAACTCTGGCGCGCGTTCTGTCAGGCACTCGATCGACCCGAGTGGATCGACCACGAGCGGTATCGAACCAATGCCTTGCGGATTGCGCACCGGGCCGAGCTGGAGCCCCTGATTGCCGAGGTCCTGACCACCAGAACCGCGAGCGAGTGGATCGAGACCTTCCGCACGACAGGCGTACCCGCCACACTGGTGAACACGCTCGACGACGTTGCCAACGACCCCCAGTCGTCAGAGCGTGAGATGTTTCCCGTGGTGGATCACCCGACCGCCGGGCCAATCCGGGTCACTGGCGCACCGCTCAAGCTGAGCGACACGGAATGCACCCCGCTCGACCCCGCCCCCTTTCACGGCCAGCACACCGCGGGAGTGTTGCGCGACCTCCTCGGCCTCTCTCCTGACGACCTCGAACGGTTGACCCGGCAGGGAACGATTCGTCAGCACAGCGTGCGCAGCTGA
- a CDS encoding aminotransferase class V-fold PLP-dependent enzyme codes for MTLSRRSFTRLAAVAGVPWLGSTFRSEREFLAVQRPLPPAPSDPDEAYWAEVRRRMVLPADLAFMNAANLCPVSAEGAQALIATSQQLDADPSPIMRAKLAERREVSRQAIADFLSVGADEILMTRNTSESNNLVSSGLSLSQGDEVVVLSDNHPSNEAAWRVKAARFGFTVVTVPVVSPHPGDGYYLEAVARALTPRTRVLAFTHVTNTVGDRYPAEALCRLARERNVLSMVDGAQTVGLFDLDLRRIGPDFYSASIHKWLCGPKETGILYLNRAVHDRIAPSVVSLYGGKVGISRTLEAMGQRDEAALAVLDRPVAFLRGIGMAAIERRALMLADRLRQGLAELPGVELWTSRDPARSAAVVALRPGTLDPTRLAAALYQQDRIVVATRGGTDRPGIRFSPHFYNSPAEIDRAITALRSYLAKGV; via the coding sequence ATGACGTTGTCGCGGAGAAGCTTTACCCGGCTGGCTGCGGTTGCCGGGGTGCCATGGCTGGGCAGCACGTTTCGCAGCGAGCGCGAGTTCCTTGCGGTGCAGCGCCCCTTGCCGCCGGCTCCATCCGATCCGGACGAGGCTTACTGGGCCGAGGTCCGGCGGCGGATGGTGCTACCCGCCGATCTGGCCTTCATGAACGCGGCCAACTTGTGTCCGGTGTCGGCTGAGGGTGCGCAGGCGTTGATCGCAACCTCGCAGCAGCTCGATGCCGACCCTTCGCCGATCATGCGGGCTAAGCTCGCCGAGCGCCGCGAGGTATCTCGCCAGGCCATCGCCGATTTCCTGTCGGTCGGTGCGGACGAGATCCTGATGACCCGAAACACGAGCGAGAGCAATAACCTCGTCTCGAGCGGTCTCAGCCTGTCACAGGGCGATGAGGTCGTGGTGCTGAGCGACAATCATCCCAGCAACGAGGCAGCCTGGCGAGTCAAGGCGGCTCGTTTCGGGTTTACCGTCGTGACCGTGCCGGTCGTGAGCCCCCACCCGGGAGACGGGTACTATCTCGAAGCCGTCGCGCGGGCGCTGACGCCGCGGACCCGGGTGCTGGCATTCACGCATGTCACCAATACTGTCGGCGACCGCTACCCCGCGGAGGCGCTCTGTCGCCTGGCGCGCGAGCGGAATGTGCTGTCGATGGTCGACGGCGCGCAGACCGTCGGACTCTTCGATTTAGACCTCCGTCGGATCGGCCCTGATTTCTACAGCGCCTCGATTCACAAGTGGCTCTGTGGCCCGAAGGAAACAGGCATCCTGTATCTCAATCGTGCGGTGCATGACCGGATCGCCCCGTCGGTGGTCAGCTTGTACGGCGGCAAAGTCGGCATTTCCCGTACGCTCGAGGCCATGGGCCAGCGTGATGAGGCGGCCCTCGCCGTACTCGACCGTCCAGTCGCTTTTCTCCGCGGCATCGGGATGGCAGCCATCGAGCGTCGCGCCCTGATGCTGGCGGACCGGCTGCGGCAGGGGTTGGCCGAGCTGCCTGGCGTAGAGCTCTGGACCAGTCGCGATCCTGCGAGGAGCGCTGCGGTTGTCGCACTGCGCCCCGGCACGCTCGATCCGACTCGGCTTGCCGCAGCGCTCTACCAGCAGGACCGGATCGTCGTCGCGACCCGGGGCGGCACCGATCGTCCGGGGATCCGCTTCTCGCCGCACTTCTACAACAGCCCAGCCGAGATCGACCGCGCGATCACGGCGCTGCGAAGCTACCTTGCCAAGGGCGTGTAG